The following proteins come from a genomic window of Mariniflexile sp. TRM1-10:
- a CDS encoding helix-turn-helix domain-containing protein yields the protein METATKPNHIGRKISRIRELRGMKQETLAEELGISQQSVSHLEQSETIEDDKLEQIAKVLGVTKEAIENFSEEAVFNIMNNTFQDNSSNNNNYLCTINPLEKIVELYERLLKSEQDKIEYLEKLLNK from the coding sequence ATGGAAACAGCAACAAAACCAAACCACATAGGCAGAAAGATTAGCCGTATCAGAGAGCTAAGAGGCATGAAACAAGAAACACTAGCCGAAGAACTGGGCATTAGCCAACAATCCGTTTCTCATTTGGAACAATCCGAAACCATTGAAGATGACAAACTGGAGCAGATTGCAAAAGTTTTAGGAGTTACCAAGGAAGCAATTGAAAATTTTTCTGAGGAAGCTGTTTTTAATATTATGAATAATACATTTCAAGATAATAGTTCGAACAACAACAATTACCTTTGCACAATTAATCCCCTAGAAAAAATTGTTGAACTCTACGAACGTCTTTTAAAATCAGAACAGGACAAAATCGAGTATTTGGAAAAGCTCCTCAATAAATAA
- the ccsA gene encoding cytochrome c biogenesis protein CcsA has product MQNKLAKILFSTRLTGILFLVFAAAMATGTFLDAGQDTSPTPYTRNLIYNAWWFEAIMVVFVINFAGNIFKYQLYKKEKWSTLVLHLAFIFILLGAFITRYISFEGMMAIREGATENTFLSQKTYITTYIDGDYEIDGVAQRLPIEKEVDFSGRLENDFKIETKYNQQPVTIELEKFIKGAEEDIVPDEHGEAYLKIVEAGGGAPHNHFLKVGEVQSIHNVLFALNKPTNGAINITYENDHLTIQSPFEGEYMVMATMAQGTLVKDSLQPLMLRARYVIGDMQMVFPKPVVKGVFDIVQKSQILKNDEDGVVLKVTTNGETQRVGLLGGKGMNNAFKQVSIGGLDFAFKYGSKVMELPFAIKLNDFEAERYPGTEKGYSAYSSQITVVDEKEGSFDYKIFMNNILDHRGYRFFQSSFDPDEKGTILSVNHDYWGTLITYIGYFLLYFGLLAILFTKGSRFGDLKNQLEKVKAKKAKLLGVFILCFGLNSFAQTHSENDGHNHRAKPTKTQIDSVLAANITPKEHADAFGHLVIQDLSGRMMPVNTYASEMLRKLSKDDTYGDFDANQVFLSIQESPMLWYNVPIIYLAAKKADTIRHLIQVDTKEKYATLADFFTERGEYKLTPFLDDAYKALAPNGYQMQIKEADQRVNLLYNTIEGASLKIFPIPNDENNKWISAYDYQHGDYKVQDSLYGNFIKNGFRMYLYTLNTAKQTGDFSEATKLLDAFKKTQHQIGASVMLSDKKIKTEILYNKYDIFKKLFSWYLYAGSLLFVLLIVQIFKEKSNPLDTSITVFKFIILGLFILHTLGLITRWYISGHAPWSDAYESMIYVAWATMLFGLIFGRKSDLTMASTAFVTAMLLMIAHWNWMDPAIANLQPVLNSYWLMIHVAVIVASYGPFTLGMILGVVSLLLMIFTTEKNKLKMDLNIKELTIINEMALTVGLVMLTIGNFLGGMWANESWGRYWGWDPKETWALISIMVYAFVIHMRLIPGLRSRWFFNLMSIVALSSIIFTYFGVNFYLSGLHSYQSGQQIASFNIIAITIAIVALLAVFAYRGYSKHYKK; this is encoded by the coding sequence ATGCAAAATAAACTCGCCAAAATTCTTTTTTCAACACGACTTACCGGTATTTTATTTTTAGTATTTGCAGCAGCTATGGCTACAGGTACGTTTTTAGATGCCGGACAGGATACATCGCCAACGCCTTATACCAGAAATTTAATCTATAATGCTTGGTGGTTTGAGGCTATTATGGTGGTTTTTGTTATCAATTTTGCAGGGAATATTTTTAAATATCAACTGTATAAAAAGGAAAAATGGTCAACTTTAGTATTGCATTTAGCTTTTATTTTTATTCTGTTAGGTGCTTTTATTACCCGATACATCAGTTTTGAAGGGATGATGGCCATTCGGGAAGGTGCTACCGAAAACACATTTCTGTCACAAAAAACATATATAACAACATACATTGATGGCGATTATGAAATTGATGGCGTTGCCCAACGTTTACCTATTGAAAAAGAAGTTGATTTTTCTGGGCGTTTAGAGAATGACTTTAAAATAGAAACCAAATACAACCAACAACCCGTAACCATTGAGTTGGAGAAATTTATAAAAGGTGCGGAAGAAGATATTGTTCCAGACGAACATGGCGAAGCCTATTTAAAAATAGTTGAAGCAGGAGGCGGTGCGCCACATAACCATTTCTTAAAAGTAGGTGAGGTGCAAAGCATTCATAATGTCTTATTTGCGTTAAACAAACCAACAAATGGTGCCATAAATATTACTTATGAAAACGATCATCTTACTATCCAATCCCCATTTGAAGGCGAATATATGGTTATGGCAACGATGGCACAGGGCACTTTGGTTAAAGATAGTTTACAGCCTTTAATGCTACGTGCACGTTATGTAATCGGTGATATGCAAATGGTATTTCCAAAGCCTGTTGTAAAAGGCGTTTTTGATATCGTACAAAAATCACAGATTTTAAAGAATGATGAAGATGGTGTTGTGCTAAAAGTAACAACCAATGGCGAAACCCAACGTGTTGGTTTGCTAGGAGGTAAGGGTATGAATAACGCTTTTAAACAGGTTTCTATTGGAGGATTGGACTTTGCCTTTAAATACGGCTCTAAAGTTATGGAGTTGCCTTTCGCCATTAAACTAAACGATTTTGAAGCAGAACGTTATCCAGGTACCGAAAAGGGTTATTCGGCTTATTCAAGTCAAATAACGGTTGTAGATGAGAAAGAAGGAAGCTTCGACTATAAAATTTTTATGAATAATATATTGGACCATAGAGGGTATCGCTTTTTTCAATCGAGTTTTGATCCCGATGAAAAAGGCACGATTCTATCTGTAAACCACGATTATTGGGGCACTTTAATTACCTATATTGGTTATTTTTTACTATATTTTGGATTGTTGGCTATTTTGTTTACTAAAGGATCTCGTTTTGGCGATTTAAAAAACCAATTAGAAAAAGTAAAAGCCAAAAAAGCAAAATTACTAGGAGTTTTTATTTTATGTTTTGGGTTGAATTCGTTTGCTCAAACACATTCTGAAAACGATGGACATAACCACAGAGCGAAACCAACAAAGACGCAAATAGATTCTGTTTTGGCAGCAAACATCACCCCAAAAGAGCATGCCGATGCCTTTGGACATTTGGTGATACAGGATTTAAGTGGGCGTATGATGCCGGTGAATACGTATGCCTCCGAAATGCTTCGCAAATTAAGCAAGGATGATACTTATGGCGATTTTGATGCGAACCAAGTGTTTTTATCAATACAGGAAAGCCCAATGCTTTGGTACAACGTGCCAATTATTTATTTAGCAGCTAAAAAAGCAGATACCATAAGGCATCTTATTCAAGTAGATACCAAAGAAAAATATGCAACCCTTGCCGATTTTTTTACTGAAAGAGGTGAATACAAATTAACCCCATTTTTAGATGATGCTTATAAAGCTTTAGCGCCTAATGGATATCAAATGCAAATTAAAGAAGCAGACCAGCGTGTTAATTTACTATATAACACCATTGAAGGAGCTTCGTTAAAAATATTCCCGATTCCAAATGATGAAAACAACAAATGGATTTCTGCTTACGATTACCAACATGGTGATTATAAAGTACAAGATTCCCTTTATGGAAACTTTATAAAGAATGGTTTCAGAATGTATTTGTATACATTAAATACAGCGAAACAAACGGGCGATTTTTCTGAAGCAACAAAGTTATTGGACGCTTTCAAAAAAACACAACATCAAATTGGGGCTTCGGTCATGTTGAGCGATAAAAAAATCAAAACTGAAATTCTATACAATAAGTACGATATTTTTAAAAAACTATTTAGTTGGTATTTATATGCAGGCAGCTTATTGTTTGTGTTATTAATTGTTCAGATTTTTAAGGAGAAAAGCAACCCTTTAGATACTTCCATAACGGTTTTTAAATTCATCATTTTAGGGTTGTTTATTTTACACACTTTAGGGTTGATTACACGATGGTATATCTCTGGTCATGCACCTTGGAGTGATGCTTACGAATCGATGATTTATGTGGCTTGGGCAACGATGCTTTTTGGATTGATCTTTGGAAGAAAAAGTGATTTAACCATGGCATCTACAGCATTTGTAACCGCTATGTTGCTTATGATTGCCCACTGGAACTGGATGGATCCCGCCATCGCCAACTTGCAACCTGTTTTAAACAGTTATTGGTTGATGATTCATGTGGCGGTTATTGTGGCAAGTTACGGTCCCTTTACTTTAGGGATGATTCTGGGTGTGGTATCATTATTATTAATGATTTTCACCACCGAAAAGAATAAACTTAAAATGGATTTAAACATTAAAGAACTTACCATCATAAACGAAATGGCGCTAACCGTAGGCTTGGTGATGCTAACTATAGGAAACTTTTTAGGAGGCATGTGGGCAAACGAAAGCTGGGGACGCTATTGGGGTTGGGATCCAAAGGAAACTTGGGCACTTATTAGTATCATGGTTTATGCCTTTGTTATCCATATGCGATTAATTCCAGGACTTCGTAGTAGATGGTTTTTTAACCTCATGTCCATTGTCGCTTTGTCAAGTATTATTTTTACCTATTTTGGGGTTAATTTTTACCTATCGGGTTTACATTCATACCAGTCAGGTCAACAAATTGCGAGTTTTAATATTATTGCCATAACCATTGCTATAGTTGCTTTATTAGCCGTTTTTGCATATCGTGGGTACTCTAAACATTATAAAAAATAA
- a CDS encoding group III truncated hemoglobin, producing the protein MQKDIKTREDVYLLVSSFYKKVRKDAVLGPFFNDVIKDWDTHLENLTSFWEASLFLKTKYLGNPLEAHVKVDKETNNSITELHFGLWLNLWFETIDELFEGDYANNAKQRARKMGTFLYLKIFEARG; encoded by the coding sequence ATGCAAAAAGATATTAAAACCAGGGAAGATGTATATTTATTAGTGTCTTCATTTTATAAGAAAGTCAGAAAAGATGCTGTCTTGGGACCTTTTTTTAATGATGTTATAAAAGATTGGGACACACATTTAGAAAATTTAACTTCTTTTTGGGAAGCGAGTTTGTTTTTAAAAACCAAATATTTAGGGAATCCTTTGGAAGCGCACGTAAAAGTAGATAAAGAAACGAATAACAGTATTACAGAACTACATTTTGGTTTATGGTTAAACCTTTGGTTTGAAACTATTGATGAGCTTTTTGAAGGTGACTATGCAAATAACGCCAAACAGCGCGCCCGTAAAATGGGAACATTTCTGTATTTAAAGATTTTTGAAGCACGGGGTTAG
- a CDS encoding Rossmann-like and DUF2520 domain-containing protein, whose protein sequence is MISVVILGAGNVATHLFKTFNKVDQVSIIQWYNRNINAIKAYKNDVDIIDDLGQLKEADLYILAVSDDAIKSLSSQLPFENRLVVHTSGAASLYDIDKKHKRGVFYPLQTFSKTAEIDFANVPICIEALESPDYHILKNLAISIGSPTKKVNTDQRNVLHVAAVFVNNFTNQLYRVAHEITESEGAEFDLLKPLILETAKKVQDLSPYMAQTGPAKRNDKKTLKKHLKLLQDPYHKDIYNLLTSSIQRTHGRKKL, encoded by the coding sequence ATGATTTCAGTAGTAATTCTCGGTGCAGGCAATGTTGCAACACACTTATTTAAAACTTTCAATAAAGTAGATCAAGTTTCTATTATTCAATGGTATAACAGAAATATAAACGCTATTAAAGCGTATAAAAACGACGTAGATATTATTGATGATTTAGGGCAACTTAAAGAAGCCGATTTATATATTTTAGCTGTTAGTGATGATGCTATTAAATCACTTTCTTCGCAACTTCCTTTTGAAAACAGGTTGGTTGTACATACTTCGGGAGCTGCAAGTTTGTACGATATTGATAAAAAACACAAACGAGGTGTTTTCTATCCGCTACAGACATTTAGCAAAACGGCAGAAATCGATTTTGCCAATGTCCCTATTTGTATTGAAGCCTTAGAAAGTCCAGATTATCACATTTTAAAAAATTTAGCCATATCTATTGGAAGCCCTACCAAGAAAGTAAATACCGACCAACGCAACGTATTGCATGTAGCAGCTGTTTTTGTAAATAATTTTACGAATCAACTTTACAGAGTAGCGCATGAAATAACCGAAAGTGAAGGTGCTGAATTCGATCTTTTAAAACCCCTCATTTTAGAAACCGCCAAAAAAGTGCAAGATCTATCGCCGTATATGGCGCAAACAGGTCCTGCAAAGCGCAACGATAAAAAAACCTTAAAAAAGCATTTAAAACTTTTGCAAGACCCATACCATAAAGACATTTACAACCTATTAACAAGCTCTATACAACGCACACATGGAAGAAAAAAGCTATAA
- a CDS encoding KdsC family phosphatase — MEEKSYKEYLNHITTFIFDVDGVLTDGTVLVTTSGELLRTMGIKDGYALKFAVSAGYNVAIISAGTNEGVKLRLEGLGVKDVFLGAHDKVKQFEAYIKANNIKSENILYMGDDVADYPVMKLVGLPSCPQDAIPEVKGIAKYISHKKGGEGAARDVIEQVLKVQGKWAL, encoded by the coding sequence ATGGAAGAAAAAAGCTATAAAGAATATTTAAATCATATCACCACATTTATTTTTGATGTAGATGGTGTATTAACCGATGGTACTGTTTTAGTAACAACGTCAGGTGAATTATTAAGAACTATGGGCATTAAAGATGGATACGCTCTAAAATTTGCTGTTAGTGCAGGTTATAATGTGGCCATCATTTCCGCAGGAACCAATGAAGGTGTTAAATTACGTTTAGAAGGCTTGGGTGTTAAAGACGTATTTCTGGGCGCACATGATAAAGTAAAACAATTTGAAGCCTATATAAAAGCCAATAATATTAAGTCGGAAAACATTCTATATATGGGTGATGATGTTGCCGACTACCCTGTAATGAAACTAGTGGGTTTACCAAGTTGCCCACAAGATGCCATTCCTGAAGTAAAAGGAATAGCCAAATACATCTCCCATAAAAAAGGTGGTGAGGGTGCCGCTAGAGATGTTATTGAGCAAGTTTTAAAAGTACAGGGGAAATGGGCGCTATAA
- a CDS encoding geranylgeranylglycerol-phosphate geranylgeranyltransferase gives MNYLNLIRWKNLLMIAMVQLLIKYALLEPFGVQTSLDTLGMTLLILATICIAAAGNIINDIFDVETDAVNKPDKLIVGKSISEKTAYNLFIIFNVLGVGIGFYLSHLVDRNAFFSLFVIISVLLYVYASYLKQTLLIGNIVISVLVALTLIIVGIFELLPSTTSINQQTQLTFFKIIFDYAVFAFIINLLREITKDLEDINGDHKAGMNTLPIIIGSERATKVLFVLSFIPLFVISHYVVNSLYKNQVAVLYFLIFIIAPLLYISIKLFSASTKKDFHHISNVFKLVMLFGMLSLLLYKYILL, from the coding sequence TTGAACTACCTAAACCTAATCCGCTGGAAAAATTTATTAATGATTGCCATGGTGCAATTACTAATTAAATATGCACTTTTAGAACCTTTTGGCGTTCAAACAAGTTTGGATACTTTAGGAATGACGCTTTTAATATTAGCAACTATTTGCATCGCAGCTGCTGGTAATATTATCAATGATATTTTTGATGTTGAAACCGACGCTGTTAACAAACCCGATAAACTTATTGTTGGTAAATCCATTTCAGAAAAAACCGCTTACAACTTGTTTATCATTTTTAATGTACTAGGTGTCGGCATCGGGTTTTATTTATCACATTTGGTAGATAGAAATGCCTTTTTCTCCTTATTTGTTATCATTTCTGTATTGCTTTATGTGTATGCAAGCTATTTAAAACAAACCCTTTTAATTGGTAATATTGTTATTTCAGTTTTAGTCGCATTAACATTGATTATTGTGGGTATCTTTGAATTACTTCCTTCAACTACAAGCATCAACCAGCAAACACAATTAACTTTTTTTAAGATTATTTTTGATTATGCGGTTTTCGCTTTCATTATTAATTTACTTCGAGAAATAACCAAAGACCTTGAAGACATTAATGGCGACCATAAAGCTGGTATGAATACCTTGCCTATTATCATTGGTAGTGAACGAGCCACTAAAGTACTGTTCGTTTTATCTTTTATCCCCTTATTTGTTATTAGTCATTATGTTGTTAATTCGCTTTATAAAAACCAAGTAGCCGTTTTATATTTTTTAATCTTTATAATCGCCCCACTACTCTATATATCTATTAAACTTTTTAGCGCATCGACAAAAAAAGATTTTCACCATATTAGTAATGTATTTAAGTTAGTAATGCTTTTTGGAATGCTTTCATTACTTTTATACAAGTATATTTTATTATAA
- a CDS encoding Maf-like protein: protein MLNEKIKSHNIILASGSPRRQEFFKTLGLDFEIRLKPIAEEYPTRLRHFEISDYLAQLKALPFKDELKANDILITSDTIVWHHNKALGKPKSDADAFQMIKSLSNATHEVITSVCFTTKILEKTLNAITKVTFKELSDEEISYYIHTFKPFDKAGAYGIQEWIGLIGVTKMEGSYFNVMGLPTHIVYRTLNDIVNDL, encoded by the coding sequence ATGCTGAACGAAAAAATAAAAAGCCACAACATTATTTTAGCCTCTGGTTCTCCCAGGAGACAAGAGTTTTTTAAAACATTAGGATTGGATTTTGAAATTCGATTAAAACCAATTGCTGAAGAATATCCAACACGTCTAAGACATTTTGAAATAAGCGATTACTTAGCACAACTAAAAGCGCTACCTTTTAAAGATGAATTGAAAGCAAACGACATCCTAATCACTAGCGATACCATTGTTTGGCATCATAACAAAGCTTTAGGAAAACCAAAAAGCGACGCTGATGCTTTTCAAATGATAAAATCGTTAAGCAATGCCACACACGAGGTTATTACTTCGGTTTGCTTTACGACAAAAATCCTCGAAAAAACCTTAAATGCCATTACAAAAGTCACCTTTAAAGAGTTATCCGACGAAGAAATATCATACTACATACATACCTTCAAACCGTTTGATAAAGCAGGTGCTTACGGTATTCAAGAGTGGATCGGGCTTATTGGAGTTACAAAAATGGAAGGTTCTTATTTTAATGTGATGGGCTTACCAACGCACATTGTTTACAGAACATTAAACGATATCGTTAATGATTTGTGA